In Marinobacter sp. LQ44, the following are encoded in one genomic region:
- a CDS encoding YtoQ family protein, which translates to MIWTVYLSGEIHTDWREQIAAGAEAAGLPVEFTSANTDHESSDAAGDFLGKPESNFWRDHQSSKVNAIRTKTLLEQCDLAVIRFGDKYKQWNAAFDAGYCAAMGTPYITLHDEDIVHPLKEVDAAAMAWAQTPEQVVELLKYVTA; encoded by the coding sequence ATGATCTGGACCGTATACCTTTCCGGCGAAATCCACACCGACTGGCGCGAGCAGATTGCTGCGGGTGCTGAGGCGGCGGGGTTGCCGGTTGAGTTTACCTCTGCCAACACCGACCACGAATCCAGCGACGCCGCGGGCGATTTCCTGGGTAAGCCGGAGAGTAATTTCTGGCGTGATCACCAGTCTTCCAAGGTGAATGCCATCCGCACCAAGACCTTGCTGGAGCAGTGCGATCTGGCGGTGATCCGCTTTGGCGACAAGTACAAGCAGTGGAACGCGGCCTTCGATGCCGGCTACTGCGCCGCCATGGGAACGCCCTACATTACCCTGCATGATGAAGACATTGTGCATCCGCTCAAGGAAGTGGACGCGGCCGCCATGGCGTGGGCACAAACGCCGGAGCAGGTGGTTGAGCTGCTAAAGTATGTAACGGCCTGA
- a CDS encoding DNA ligase, with translation MPLFTTGGVRAAALVLSLLILSLLASDPVKADARPPAIPLANVYHPGVNLEDYWVSEKLDGVRAYWDGEQFWSRGGHVYPAPDWFTAQFPRQPLDGELWSGRGRFAELSGVVRKVQQVDREWRQVRFHVFDLPQPETVFEQRYRQLERLVAGSDSPYLVLVEQRPVASHDELKAQLEAMVSAGAEGLMLKRRNSLYRAGRSDDLLKVKTHEDTEARVVGHLPGKGKYEGLMGALKVELYDGRRFRIGTGFTDADRRNPPAIGSVITFRYRGLTATGLPRFASFLRVRNDEPVPKAD, from the coding sequence ATGCCACTCTTCACTACCGGCGGTGTCAGGGCAGCAGCCCTGGTACTCAGCCTGCTTATTCTCTCGTTACTCGCCAGTGATCCGGTTAAGGCCGATGCACGGCCGCCTGCCATCCCCCTGGCCAATGTCTATCACCCGGGTGTAAACTTGGAGGATTACTGGGTCAGCGAAAAGCTGGACGGTGTCCGGGCCTATTGGGATGGCGAGCAGTTCTGGTCCCGGGGCGGGCATGTATACCCGGCGCCGGACTGGTTTACGGCGCAGTTTCCCCGGCAGCCGCTGGATGGTGAACTCTGGAGTGGTCGCGGGCGCTTTGCTGAGCTGTCTGGGGTGGTGCGCAAAGTGCAGCAGGTGGATCGGGAATGGCGTCAGGTGAGGTTTCATGTGTTTGATCTGCCGCAACCTGAAACCGTGTTCGAGCAGCGCTATCGTCAGTTGGAACGGCTGGTTGCAGGCTCTGACTCACCGTATCTGGTATTGGTGGAGCAGCGCCCGGTTGCCAGCCATGACGAACTGAAAGCACAGCTTGAAGCGATGGTCTCAGCCGGCGCGGAAGGGTTGATGCTGAAGCGCAGAAACAGCCTGTATCGGGCTGGTCGTTCAGACGATCTGCTCAAGGTGAAAACCCATGAGGACACCGAAGCCCGAGTGGTTGGCCACCTGCCGGGCAAGGGCAAGTATGAGGGCTTGATGGGTGCCTTGAAAGTTGAGCTGTACGATGGCCGGCGGTTTCGCATCGGAACCGGGTTTACCGATGCGGACAGGCGCAACCCGCCGGCGATTGGCTCAGTCATTACCTTCCGCTACCGTGGTTTGACCGCCACCGGCTTGCCACGGTTTGCCAGCTTTCTTCGAGTCCGGAATGATGAACCGGTGCCAAAAGCCGATTAG
- a CDS encoding ATP-dependent zinc protease — MRSAITALTLTSLLFTASPAAAEVSSQTSAEPEVMGFVEWVVMGETGIRLKARLDTGAKTSSLHAVNVEPFEKDNEEWVRFQLPLGDHEDQPSEGDLEHDEVILEFERPVYRTVLIKRKGAPSQRRYVVKMDFCLGGKVHETQFSLTDRGKFSYPVLLGRRLLRDDNILTDSGRTFMAELECEYSTLEELAQSSKAISP; from the coding sequence ATGCGATCTGCCATTACTGCCCTGACCCTGACCAGCCTGTTGTTCACTGCAAGCCCGGCCGCGGCCGAGGTTTCGTCACAAACTTCGGCGGAGCCCGAGGTTATGGGCTTTGTGGAATGGGTAGTGATGGGCGAGACAGGCATCCGACTGAAAGCACGCCTGGATACCGGTGCCAAGACCTCTTCCCTGCATGCTGTGAATGTGGAACCTTTCGAGAAGGACAACGAAGAGTGGGTGCGTTTCCAACTCCCGCTGGGCGACCACGAAGACCAGCCCAGCGAGGGCGACCTGGAGCACGATGAAGTGATTCTGGAATTCGAACGGCCGGTCTACCGCACCGTACTGATCAAACGCAAGGGCGCCCCCTCACAGCGGCGCTACGTGGTAAAAATGGATTTCTGCCTTGGCGGCAAGGTTCATGAAACCCAGTTTTCGCTGACGGATCGAGGCAAATTCTCCTACCCGGTGCTGCTGGGCCGCCGACTGCTCCGGGACGACAACATCCTGACCGATTCGGGCCGCACCTTTATGGCTGAACTAGAGTGCGAATACAGCACCCTGGAAGAGCTGGCCCAGAGCAGCAAGGCCATCTCGCCCTAA